The Piliocolobus tephrosceles isolate RC106 chromosome 3, ASM277652v3, whole genome shotgun sequence genome has a window encoding:
- the LOC116418731 gene encoding zinc finger protein 141-like, producing the protein MEPFEFSRSCLVVTWYNYVRGFWCEQNRVLKSELSTFRDVAIELSPEEWKCLDPAQQNLYTDVMLKNYRNLIKTGVALFNSDLVTCLEQRKEPFNGKTHETVARAPVETGFHRVSQDDLDLLTS; encoded by the exons ATGGAGCCCTTTGAGTTTTCCAGGTCTTGTCTAGTCGTCACCTGGTACAACTATGTGAGAGGCTTCTGGTGTGAACAGAATCGTGTGCTAAAATCT GAACTCTCAACATTCAGGGATGTGGCCATAGAATTGTCCCCAGAAGAGTGGAAATGTCTGGACCCTGCCCAGCAGAATTTATATACAGATGTGATGTTGAAGAACTACAGAAACCTGAT taaaacagGTGTTGCTCTCTTTAACTCAGACCTGGTCACCTGTCTGGAGCAAAGAAAAGAGCCCTTTAATGGGAAGACACATGAGACAGTAGCCAGAGCCCCAG tagagacggggtttcaccgtgttagccaggatgatctcgatctcctgacctcgtga